ACTACCAGAGCAAGGCGCTGGATCAGCAGACCCGCAGCACTGTGGTGACGGCCTCACGAGGCACCATCTACGACCGCAACGGCAACGAGCTGGCGGTATCGGCCACGGCGGAGACGGTGTTCCTCTCTCCCAAGGAACTGGCGGAGGAGCTGGAAAAGCCTGAGACCAAGTGGACCAAGGAGAGTCTCTCCGCCGGCCTGAGTCAGCTGCTGGGTGTGACGCAGGAGAGTATTCTGGAGCAGATGGAGCGTACCTATTCCCAGTACGAGGTGGTGAAGCTCCGGGTGGACGAGGACACGGCCAACGCCGTCCGGGAGTTCCTCAATGACAACGAGGTCCACGGCGTGTATCTGGAGACCGATGCCAAGCGCTACTATCCCTATGGCTCGCTGGCGGCCCACGTCATCGGCTTCGTGGGAACGGACAACACCGGCCTCTACGGGCTGGAGGCCCAGTATGAGGAGGAGCTGCAGGGCCAGACGGGTCTGGTGGTCAGCGCCAAGGACAACGGCGGCAACGCCCTGCCCTATGAATACGAGCAGTACTACGCCTCCCACAACGGCGACGATCTGGTGCTGACGCTGGATACCAACGTCCAGTACTATCTGGAGAAATACGTCAAGGAGATGGCGGACCAGTTCGAGGCTGCCAACGGCGCCACCGGCATCGTCATGGACGTTAAGACCGGCGGCGTGCTGGGTATGGTGTCCTACCCCAACTACGATCTGAACAACTACTCCGAGGTGTCGGACGCCCGCCTGAAGGCGGCCATTGAGGACGGCAGCGCCTCACTGGCGGATCAGCAGCTGCGCCAGTGGCGCAACAAGGCCCTCAACGACACCTATGAGCCCGGCTCCACCTTCAAGATCCTGACGCTGTCGGCAGCGCTGGAGGAGGGCGTGGTGGATATGAGCTCCACCTTTGAATGCTCCGGCTCCATCACCGTCATGGGCCAGACCATCCACTGCAGCAACACCAGCGGCCACGGGCATCAGACCCTGAAGGAGGCCACCGGCAACTCCTGCAACCCCGCCTTCATCAACTGTGGCCTGGGACTGGGAACAGATACCTTCTACGAGTATATGCGCTCCTTCGGCCTGCTGGAAGGCTCCGGCATCGATCTGGCCGGTGAGGCCACCGGCATCTTCATGGCCCAGAGCGACTTTTCCCAGCTGGATCTGGCCTGCTATGCCTTCGGCCAGAACTTTAACGTGACCCCCATTTCGCTCATCGCCGCACAGGCCGCCTGCATCAACGGCGGCTACCTGTACCAGCCCCATGTGGTGGAGCAGGTCCGGGACAGCAGCGGCGCTGTGGTGTATCAGCACGACAACACCCCCCTGCGTCAGGTAGTCAGCCAGCAGACCTCCGCCATGGCCCGTGAGTGCCTGGAGTATGTGGTCTCCGACGGCGGCGGCCGCAACGGGCAGGTGAAGGGCTACCGCATCGGCGGCAAGACCGGTACGGCGGATAAGGGCAAGACCGGCGACGTGGTGGTGTCCTTCGTGGCCTTTGCCCCGGCGGACGATCCACAGATCATCATGCTCATCGCCATGGACTCCCCCGCCCGTGACACCGGCACCTACCCCTCCGGCGGCGCCATGGTGGCTCCGGTGGCCAGCAAGGTCATGGCGGAGATCCTCCCCTATCTGGGCATCGAGCCCACCTATACCGCTGAGGAGCTCATGGGTGCCGACACCACCGTCCCCTATGTGGTGGGCATGACCCGTGAGGAAGCCCAGCAGCGGGTGAAGGACCGTGGCTTCGGCTGCCAGATCGTCGGTGACGGCGATACCATCACCGACCAGACCCCTGCCGGCGGGGCCATCATCCCCGGCAACGCCACGGTGATCCTCTATGCCGGGGCGGAGAAAGCCACAGAGCTGTGTACTGTCCCCAACCTGCTGGGCCGGACGGCGTCGGAGGCCAATTCGCTGGCCAGCAACGCCGGACTGATCCTGCGCTTCACCGGCGCCACCAACAGCACCTCCGGCAGCATCGTGGTGCTGAATCAGGATGTGGAGGCCGGTGCTCAGGTGGAGCCCGGCACCGTCATCAGCGTGCAGCTGGGCGATACCAGCCTCAACGACTGAGCTAAAACAGAGCAGAAAGGAAGTCTTTTCGTGGATCTCAGGGCGCTGCTGGCGGGACTTACCTCCGCCGCCGTGCCGCAGGTGCCGGAGGTCACCGGCGTTTGCTGCGATTCACAGAGGATACGCCCCGGCGACGTGTTCGTAGCCATTCCCGGCTTCCGGGAGGATGGCCGCTGCCACATCGCCGAGGCCAAGGCACGAGGGGCCGTGTGCGTTCTGAGCCGGGAGCCGGTGCAGGAGCTGCCATGGGCCGCCGTGCAGGATCCCCGCCGTGCGCTGGCGGAGGTCAGCGCACGCCTCTACCGCCATCCGGACCGGGAGCTGGCGGTGGTGGGCGTCACCGGCACCAACGGCAAAACCACCACCACCTGTTTGGTGCGCCACATCCTCCGACAGACGCTGGGGGTGCGGGTGGGCCTGATAGGCACCATCCGGAACCTGATCGACGAGACGGAGCTGGAGACAGAGCGCACCACCCCGGAGTCCTGCGACGTCTACCGCCTGCTGCGGCAGATGGCTGATGCCGGATGCCGCTATGGGGTGATGGAGGTGTCCTCCCATGCGCTGGCGCTGGAGCGGGTACGGGGCATCAACTTCCGGGTGGGAGCCTTTACCAATCTCACACGGGACCAT
The genomic region above belongs to Vescimonas coprocola and contains:
- a CDS encoding penicillin-binding transpeptidase domain-containing protein, which translates into the protein MAENRRKSENIRRANRVIQTRTFVLMLVLGVAVFLVLALKLYQLQIKQHDYYQSKALDQQTRSTVVTASRGTIYDRNGNELAVSATAETVFLSPKELAEELEKPETKWTKESLSAGLSQLLGVTQESILEQMERTYSQYEVVKLRVDEDTANAVREFLNDNEVHGVYLETDAKRYYPYGSLAAHVIGFVGTDNTGLYGLEAQYEEELQGQTGLVVSAKDNGGNALPYEYEQYYASHNGDDLVLTLDTNVQYYLEKYVKEMADQFEAANGATGIVMDVKTGGVLGMVSYPNYDLNNYSEVSDARLKAAIEDGSASLADQQLRQWRNKALNDTYEPGSTFKILTLSAALEEGVVDMSSTFECSGSITVMGQTIHCSNTSGHGHQTLKEATGNSCNPAFINCGLGLGTDTFYEYMRSFGLLEGSGIDLAGEATGIFMAQSDFSQLDLACYAFGQNFNVTPISLIAAQAACINGGYLYQPHVVEQVRDSSGAVVYQHDNTPLRQVVSQQTSAMARECLEYVVSDGGGRNGQVKGYRIGGKTGTADKGKTGDVVVSFVAFAPADDPQIIMLIAMDSPARDTGTYPSGGAMVAPVASKVMAEILPYLGIEPTYTAEELMGADTTVPYVVGMTREEAQQRVKDRGFGCQIVGDGDTITDQTPAGGAIIPGNATVILYAGAEKATELCTVPNLLGRTASEANSLASNAGLILRFTGATNSTSGSIVVLNQDVEAGAQVEPGTVISVQLGDTSLND